In Nitrososphaerales archaeon, the genomic stretch GCTCGAACGTGGGGACGAACAACCCAGTCGGCAGCATCTTCGGTTTCTACTCGCGCGCTCTACCCTGCTCCGGTCGGTTCCTCCTGGGAGCGTTGTTCGTGACCTACGGAGGGATGCTGACTCTCACTCTGTCCTTCGGGAAGGGAACCCACAGATTCGTTGCGGTCAGACACGGGTCGGCATTCTCTTACGAGCTTCTTGACTCGAAGATTCGCATCCCAGAGGAGGGTGGCGTTTACGGGTTCGGCGGCCGACGGAGGGATTGGGTCCCTTCTGTCCAGAGATTCGTCGACTCGCTCGAAGAAAGGGGCCTGAAGATGAGATACTGCGGGACCTTCGTCGGCGACTACAATCAGGTCCTCGCCCACGGCGGTATCTTCGCTTACCCTGCCCTCAGAGGTAGGCCGCAGGGCAAGCTGAGGGTCCTCTACGAAACCGCGCCTATGGCCTTCATCACCCAGCAAGCGGGGGGTTATGCGACGGACGGCCGAAGGGACCTCCTTGACGTCGAGCCCAAGTCCCTTTCAGAGCCCTCTCCTGTCTACCTCGGAAGTGCCCCACTGGCACGTGAGGTGGAACGCATGTTGTCGGCCGCGATGTGAATGCGCCCTACGGCCAGATGCCGAGAGTCCTTATCGCGTCTGCCACTCTGCCAACGCCGACGACAAGCGCGCCCGTCCTCATGGTTGTGCTGTGCTTGTTGGCCGTGGCATGGACGTCTCTGAAGGCTCCTGTAATCTTGGCCTCTAGCTTCGTGTTGACCTCCTCCTCGGTCCACCTGACTCTGTCCAAGTTCTGGACCCACTCCAGGTAGCTCACGATCACTCCGCCCGAGTTCGCGAGCACGTCCGGGATGAGGAAGACGCCGTTCTTCTCGAAGACCTTGTCTGCCTCCGGGGTGGTTGGGCCGTTTGCGCACTCCGCTATCATCTTCGCCTTGATGCCCTTCGCCACGTCCGGCGTGATGGTGTTCTCGAGAGCGGCTGGGCAGAGGATGTCCACGTCGAACTGCAGTAGCTCGCGGTCGGAGATCTGCTGCGTTCCCGGCATCCCGACCACGGAGCCGTTCTTCTCCTTGAACTGCAGGAGTTTCTTCGCGTCAATCCCCGCCTTGCTCATGACTCCCCCCCTGGAGTCGCTAGCGGCGACCATCTTTGCCCCGTATCCTTGCAGGATGTCTGCGTAGTTGGCGCCTGCGTTCCCGTACCCTTCCACCGCGAATGTTGACCTCTTGAGGTCCATCTTCTTCACCTTGGCGGCCTCCACGGTGCAGAACACTGCCCCCCTGCCGGTGGCTGTGTCCCTCCCCAGAGACCCTCCGATGGCAACTGGCTTGCCCGTGACCACTTCGGGCACCATGTATCCCTTCAAAGCGCTGTAGGTGTCGACTATCCAGGCCATGATCTGAGCGTTCGTGTAGACGTCAGGAGCCGGGATGTCCCTGTAGGGTCCGATGAAGTCCGCGATCGCGGCCGTGTAGCGCCTGGTCATCCTCTCGATCTCTCCCTGTGACATGTGCTTCGGGTCGCAAATGATTCCGCCCTTTGCGCCGCCGAATGGTATGTCAGCGATGCTGCACTTCCAGGTCATCCAGGCGGCTAGCGCCTTGACCTCGTCGAGCGAGACGTTCGGGTGGTACCTGATTCCGCCCTTCGATGGCCCCCTGGCGTCGCTGTACTGCACTCTGTACCCAGTGAAGACCTTCGTTTCGCCGCCGTCCATCCTAACGGGTAAGGAAACGGTGACCTCGCGCTTCGGGTGCGCGAGCATCTGATGGATTCCGTCTTCAAGCTTCAGATACTCGGCAGCAATCCTAAGCTGCTCGAGAGCATTATCGAACGCGCTAGTCTCCAAGTGACTCATGTGACCGCCCGCTTTCGTAGTTTATTTACGGGTTTCCGTATTTCTCAACATAGAGAACGAGCAAGTTCTCGAATCTTGGCCGCCCAGTTGAGGTCCTTCACGACGCTGCTTGCGACGAGGACACCGTCGGCTCCGAGTTCCACGGCCCTCCTCACATCGTCCCCGCTCACTATCCCGGCGCCACACAGGATCTTCCCCCTGTAGCCAGCGCTCCTGGCGGCTGCGACCGTGTTGCTTACTAGCCGGGGCTTCGCTGTCGAGACCGCCACTCCTGACCCGATGAGGGCGGGCGGTTCAACTGCAATGTACTCCGTCTTCAGCCCCGCAAGCGACGCGGCCTCAGTGCTGCTCCTCGCGCAGAGGCAAACATCGAGGCGCAGTTTCTTTAGTCGAGGGACGAGAGTCTCTATCGCTATACGCGGCAGCCGAGATTCACTGTGGTTGAGTATCGTTCCTGTCGCGCCCGCCCCCTTCACGGCCTCGGGCAGGACTGACCCAGTGGTCTTGTCTCCGACAACGCTTGCGACCGATTGACTGAACACTCCTATCTCGACTTTCGAGGCTACTAGCGCGAGCATCGGGTTTGGCGGAGCCACGATGACCTCAACATCGAGGTCAGCGGCCACCTTTGCGGCAGTCTTCGCAAGCTTCACGGAGCCGGCGCCGAGCGCTTGGGGATAGTTCTTGAAGTTGATTATCAGAGTCCTCATGGGTAGTGCGCGTAGGGGAGGCGCGTAACTGACTTAAAGAGTGGGCTGGACTTGTCTCCGGCGAAGAAGCGTCAGTGGCGACTTCTAGAGAGTTTCTTCGTCCGAGTCCTCTTCCCAACCGTCTTCGTCGAGGTCTTCGTCGAGTTCTTCGTCGAGTTCTTGGTCCTCTTCGGACATTTTGACGGCCAGCGCGATTTCTGTTAACCTATTAAAGCTCTCGGTGACGTGACGAAATTGGAGTTGACCGCCCGACTGGTTCTGTTCACGCGCTCTGGCGTGGAAGATGCTGCAGCAGTTGTGAAGGCTGCAGGACTCGTTGTGTACCCCACGGACACCGTCTATGGGCTCGGGGTAGATCCTATGGACAGTGATGCGGTAAGGCGTCTCTTCGCTGTCAAGAGGAGGGAGGCGAGACCGATACCAATCCTCTGTGACAGCCTCGAGTCAGCCCTCAGGCTAGTCTGGTTGAACTCCCGGTCAGTCGACCTTGCTAAGAGGCATTGGCCTGGCGCGCTGACGATTGTGGCCCCCCTGAAGGAGGAGCTTCCCTTCCAAGTACACCAAGGGAGCGGGACGGTCGGCGTGAGAGTCCCTGCTTCGAAGCTGTGTGCACAGCTGATCAGGCTCTGCGGAGGTTACCTGACGGGCACCAGCGCCAACATCTCGGGGAGGCCGCCGTGCAGGTCTGCCGGGGAGGCTATGAAGGAGCTGGGTGGCGCGGTCGACCTGATTCTCGACGGAGGCTGCCTCGAAGGAAAGGCCT encodes the following:
- a CDS encoding Glu/Leu/Phe/Val dehydrogenase — encoded protein: MSHLETSAFDNALEQLRIAAEYLKLEDGIHQMLAHPKREVTVSLPVRMDGGETKVFTGYRVQYSDARGPSKGGIRYHPNVSLDEVKALAAWMTWKCSIADIPFGGAKGGIICDPKHMSQGEIERMTRRYTAAIADFIGPYRDIPAPDVYTNAQIMAWIVDTYSALKGYMVPEVVTGKPVAIGGSLGRDTATGRGAVFCTVEAAKVKKMDLKRSTFAVEGYGNAGANYADILQGYGAKMVAASDSRGGVMSKAGIDAKKLLQFKEKNGSVVGMPGTQQISDRELLQFDVDILCPAALENTITPDVAKGIKAKMIAECANGPTTPEADKVFEKNGVFLIPDVLANSGGVIVSYLEWVQNLDRVRWTEEEVNTKLEAKITGAFRDVHATANKHSTTMRTGALVVGVGRVADAIRTLGIWP
- the tpiA gene encoding triose-phosphate isomerase, coding for MRTLIINFKNYPQALGAGSVKLAKTAAKVAADLDVEVIVAPPNPMLALVASKVEIGVFSQSVASVVGDKTTGSVLPEAVKGAGATGTILNHSESRLPRIAIETLVPRLKKLRLDVCLCARSSTEAASLAGLKTEYIAVEPPALIGSGVAVSTAKPRLVSNTVAAARSAGYRGKILCGAGIVSGDDVRRAVELGADGVLVASSVVKDLNWAAKIRELARSLC
- a CDS encoding threonylcarbamoyl-AMP synthase — encoded protein: MTARLVLFTRSGVEDAAAVVKAAGLVVYPTDTVYGLGVDPMDSDAVRRLFAVKRREARPIPILCDSLESALRLVWLNSRSVDLAKRHWPGALTIVAPLKEELPFQVHQGSGTVGVRVPASKLCAQLIRLCGGYLTGTSANISGRPPCRSAGEAMKELGGAVDLILDGGCLEGKASTVVRVLGEGIEVLRKGPVGVNDEVKTR
- a CDS encoding fructose-1,6-bisphosphatase, which produces MKLEEFLLLNASEPLSKITSAVAASSVKVWEGIPSNLGLLAAVNPSGEKQKEIDVFSNGVFTESLLASGAVSEVASEEMAEPAKGDGEVSVAMDPLDGSSNVGTNNPVGSIFGFYSRALPCSGRFLLGALFVTYGGMLTLTLSFGKGTHRFVAVRHGSAFSYELLDSKIRIPEEGGVYGFGGRRRDWVPSVQRFVDSLEERGLKMRYCGTFVGDYNQVLAHGGIFAYPALRGRPQGKLRVLYETAPMAFITQQAGGYATDGRRDLLDVEPKSLSEPSPVYLGSAPLAREVERMLSAAM